Proteins encoded together in one Lachnospiraceae bacterium JLR.KK008 window:
- a CDS encoding glycine--tRNA ligase has protein sequence MEKTMEKIVALAKARGFVYPGSDIYGGLANTWDYGNLGVELKNNVKKAWWQKFIMENPYNVGVDCAILMNPQTWVASGHLGGFSDPLMDCKECHERFRADKIIEDYCQEKGITLEESIDGWSQEKMKAFIEEQNIACPTCGKHNFTDIRQFNLMFKTFQGVTEDAKNTVYLRPETAQGIFVNFKNVQRTSRKKIPFGIGQIGKSFRNEITPGNFTFRTREFEQMELEFFCEPDTDLEWFRYWKEFCIRWLKDLGMKDEEMRVRDHDAAELSFYSKATSDIEFLFPFGWGELWGIADRTDYDLTQHQNTSGQDMTYFDDQKNQKYIPYVIEPSLGADRVVLAFLCAAYDEEEIGEGDVRTVLHFHPALAPVKIGVLPLSKKLNEGAEKVFTQLSKKYNCEFDDRGNIGKRYRRQDEIGTPFCVTYDFDSETDNCVTVRFRDSMEQERVAIAELDAYFADKFTF, from the coding sequence GTGGAAAAGACAATGGAGAAGATCGTGGCACTGGCAAAGGCGAGAGGATTTGTGTATCCGGGGTCTGATATTTATGGCGGGCTTGCCAATACCTGGGACTACGGCAACCTTGGTGTGGAACTGAAAAATAATGTGAAAAAGGCGTGGTGGCAGAAGTTCATCATGGAAAATCCTTATAATGTAGGTGTCGACTGTGCGATCCTGATGAATCCGCAGACATGGGTGGCTTCCGGACATCTGGGCGGATTTTCCGATCCGCTGATGGACTGCAAGGAGTGCCATGAGCGTTTCCGGGCGGACAAGATCATAGAGGATTATTGTCAGGAGAAAGGGATTACACTGGAGGAAAGCATCGATGGCTGGAGTCAGGAGAAGATGAAAGCCTTTATCGAAGAGCAGAATATCGCCTGCCCGACATGCGGCAAACATAACTTTACAGACATTCGTCAGTTTAATCTGATGTTCAAGACATTCCAGGGTGTTACAGAGGATGCCAAGAATACGGTATATCTGCGTCCGGAGACCGCGCAGGGCATTTTTGTCAACTTCAAGAATGTACAGAGAACTTCCCGCAAGAAGATTCCGTTCGGGATCGGACAGATTGGAAAATCATTCCGCAACGAGATCACGCCGGGTAACTTTACATTCCGCACAAGAGAATTTGAACAGATGGAGCTGGAATTTTTCTGTGAGCCGGATACGGATCTGGAATGGTTCCGCTACTGGAAAGAATTTTGTATTCGCTGGCTGAAAGACCTTGGCATGAAAGATGAGGAGATGCGGGTGCGTGACCATGATGCGGCAGAACTCTCCTTCTATTCCAAGGCTACGAGCGACATCGAATTTTTGTTCCCGTTTGGCTGGGGCGAGCTTTGGGGGATCGCGGACAGAACGGACTATGATCTCACACAGCACCAGAATACGTCCGGTCAGGATATGACCTATTTTGACGATCAGAAAAACCAGAAATATATTCCTTATGTCATCGAGCCGTCGCTTGGCGCTGACAGGGTAGTGCTTGCTTTCCTTTGCGCCGCTTATGACGAGGAAGAGATTGGGGAAGGTGATGTGCGGACGGTGCTCCATTTCCATCCCGCATTGGCGCCGGTGAAGATCGGTGTGCTGCCGCTGTCGAAAAAGCTGAACGAGGGGGCGGAGAAGGTGTTCACGCAGCTCTCGAAAAAATATAACTGTGAATTTGACGACAGGGGAAATATCGGGAAGAGATACCGCCGTCAGGACGAGATCGGTACGCCGTTTTGCGTTACATACGATTTTGATTCTGAAACTGACAACTGTGTCACAGTTCGTTTCCGCGATTCCATGGAGCAGGAGCGTGTAGCGATCGCAGAACTGGATGCTTATTTTGCCGATAAGTTTACATTCTGA
- the recO gene encoding DNA repair protein RecO codes for MQEFIVVTGMVIKTMPVGEYDRKITILTKERGKISAFAKGARRQTSRFSAAANPFSFGTFKLFPGKTSYNVMEADISNYFEGLRADFEGAYYGIYFLEISDYYARENNDEREMLKLLYQSMRALQNEHLLNLLIRYIFEIRAMAVNGEFSDTLETEAIDVSTRYAVSHIVQSPIEKLYTFTVTPEVLAELGKIAGKARKRVMDRNFKSLEVLDKLYVENLQ; via the coding sequence ATGCAGGAGTTTATTGTCGTGACAGGGATGGTAATCAAGACGATGCCTGTCGGTGAGTACGACAGAAAGATTACGATACTGACAAAGGAAAGAGGAAAGATTTCTGCATTTGCAAAGGGAGCGAGGCGGCAGACGAGCCGCTTCTCGGCAGCAGCGAATCCTTTCTCTTTTGGTACGTTCAAGTTGTTTCCGGGAAAGACTTCCTATAATGTAATGGAAGCTGACATCAGCAATTATTTTGAAGGCCTGCGGGCAGATTTTGAGGGTGCCTATTATGGCATTTATTTTTTGGAGATTTCGGATTATTATGCAAGAGAGAATAATGACGAAAGAGAAATGTTAAAACTCTTGTATCAATCGATGCGGGCGTTGCAGAACGAACATCTTTTGAACTTGCTGATCCGGTACATATTTGAGATCAGGGCGATGGCTGTCAATGGAGAATTTTCCGATACATTGGAAACGGAGGCGATAGATGTGTCTACTCGCTACGCCGTTTCCCATATTGTGCAGTCGCCGATCGAAAAACTCTATACGTTTACCGTGACTCCCGAAGTTCTTGCAGAACTGGGCAAAATCGCGGGTAAGGCACGGAAACGGGTGATGGACAGGAATTTTAAGAGTCTGGAAGTATTGGATAAATTGTATGTTGAAAATCTGCAGTAA
- the era gene encoding GTPase Era, with translation MDKTEKQYKAGFAALIGRPNVGKSTLMNQIIGQKIAITSKKPQTTRNRIQTVYTSEEGQIVFLDTPGIHKAKNKLGNYMVHVAEHTIADVDVVLWLVEPTTFIGAGERHIIEILKKCSTPVILVINKTDTVKREEVLLFIDTYRKEMEFEEIVPVSALRGDNTDVLVSCIMKYLPYGPAFYDEDTVTDQPERQIVAELIREKALRCLEDEIPHGVAVSVERMKRRKEIMDIEATIICERDSHKGIIIGKNGSMLKKIGSQARLDIEDLLQSKVNLQLWVKVKKDWRDSDFLLKNFGYRQEE, from the coding sequence ATGGATAAAACGGAAAAGCAGTATAAAGCGGGATTTGCGGCGTTGATCGGTCGGCCTAACGTAGGGAAATCCACGTTGATGAACCAGATCATCGGGCAAAAGATCGCCATCACATCCAAGAAGCCGCAGACGACAAGGAACCGGATACAGACGGTCTATACTTCGGAGGAAGGGCAGATTGTATTTCTGGACACGCCGGGAATCCACAAGGCCAAAAATAAACTCGGCAATTACATGGTCCATGTGGCGGAGCATACGATCGCGGATGTGGATGTCGTGCTCTGGCTTGTGGAGCCGACGACTTTTATCGGTGCAGGAGAACGGCATATAATCGAAATCCTTAAAAAGTGCAGTACGCCGGTGATTCTGGTCATCAATAAGACGGACACGGTAAAGAGAGAAGAGGTGCTGCTCTTTATCGATACTTACCGCAAAGAGATGGAGTTTGAGGAGATCGTTCCGGTTTCCGCGCTCAGGGGCGATAATACGGATGTTCTCGTCTCCTGTATTATGAAATATCTGCCATATGGGCCTGCGTTCTATGATGAGGACACGGTGACGGACCAGCCGGAACGCCAGATTGTGGCGGAACTGATCCGGGAGAAGGCGCTGCGCTGTCTCGAGGATGAGATACCGCACGGCGTTGCGGTCTCTGTCGAGCGGATGAAGCGCAGGAAGGAGATCATGGATATTGAGGCGACGATCATCTGCGAGAGAGACTCCCACAAGGGGATTATCATTGGCAAGAATGGCAGCATGTTAAAGAAGATCGGTTCTCAGGCCCGCCTTGACATCGAAGACCTCTTACAGAGTAAGGTCAATCTACAGTTGTGGGTGAAGGTGAAAAAAGACTGGCGGGACAGTGATTTTCTCTTGAAAAATTTCGGTTATCGGCAGGAAGAGTGA
- a CDS encoding DUF4349 domain-containing protein, with translation MRQRRIHLWSAAVLVMAATCLTACGSRNMVYYEETAEAGMATDDGAVYTKSAAADTYEAWPEEAAAAEEAGEVMEYPEANDAAGSEGAAGGGETLPEQTAVEKKLIRNVNLEVETTEFDNLLGNLTSEVAALGGYVENYSSSNYSAEDARTASIVARIPSEALDGFLDKVAQESNVVYRNESVDDVTLQYVDLDTRKKAMIVERDRLLELLERAETVADIIEIESRLSEINYEIESLEARLRTIDNQVTYSTVYISIYEVKIYTPAAEKSVWDKIADGFGNNVYRVLDDLENLVIGFIISLPYLIVWIVFILILLFAVVLFCRILGKRKTRWAAGRQARRQKAVAARGQDDYEIIPTGNESDGAAAGVKPASAPTGDKEPEQEGKAGPGTGAGKEKDGQNG, from the coding sequence ATGAGACAGAGGAGAATTCATTTGTGGTCGGCGGCAGTCCTAGTCATGGCGGCAACCTGCCTGACTGCCTGCGGCAGCAGAAATATGGTATATTATGAGGAGACAGCCGAGGCGGGTATGGCGACGGACGACGGAGCAGTCTATACCAAGAGCGCGGCGGCGGACACCTATGAAGCCTGGCCGGAGGAGGCAGCGGCGGCAGAGGAAGCCGGGGAAGTCATGGAATATCCGGAGGCGAACGATGCAGCCGGGAGCGAGGGAGCAGCCGGGGGCGGGGAAACTCTGCCGGAGCAGACCGCCGTGGAGAAAAAGCTGATCCGCAATGTGAATCTGGAAGTGGAGACGACAGAGTTTGACAATCTGCTCGGCAATCTCACTTCCGAGGTGGCGGCGCTTGGTGGTTATGTGGAGAATTACAGCAGCAGCAACTATTCGGCGGAAGATGCGAGAACTGCGAGCATTGTTGCCAGAATACCGAGCGAGGCGCTCGACGGCTTTCTGGACAAGGTAGCGCAGGAGTCGAATGTCGTATACCGGAATGAGTCGGTCGATGACGTGACTTTGCAATATGTGGATCTCGATACCCGCAAGAAAGCGATGATCGTGGAGCGGGACCGTCTGCTGGAGCTGCTTGAGCGGGCGGAGACAGTAGCGGACATCATTGAGATCGAAAGCCGCCTGTCTGAGATCAATTATGAGATCGAGAGTCTGGAGGCCAGACTGCGCACGATCGACAATCAGGTGACATACAGCACCGTTTACATAAGTATTTATGAAGTGAAGATTTATACTCCGGCAGCCGAGAAAAGCGTCTGGGATAAGATCGCGGACGGATTTGGCAATAATGTATACCGTGTGCTGGACGATCTGGAGAATCTGGTCATCGGGTTTATCATCAGTCTGCCTTATCTCATCGTGTGGATTGTCTTTATCCTTATTCTGCTTTTTGCAGTGGTGCTGTTTTGCAGGATTCTCGGGAAGAGAAAGACAAGATGGGCGGCGGGCCGGCAGGCGCGCAGGCAGAAAGCGGTGGCTGCACGTGGGCAGGATGATTACGAGATCATTCCGACCGGCAATGAGTCTGACGGGGCCGCGGCGGGAGTGAAACCGGCATCGGCGCCGACAGGGGACAAAGAGCCGGAGCAGGAAGGAAAAGCAGGACCGGGAACGGGAGCTGGGAAAGAAAAGGACGGACAGAATGGATAA
- a CDS encoding insulinase family protein — MDLRSCSAYEVTEQRMIPELNSEGCLLRHKKTGARVALLSNDDENKVFYIGFRTPPADSTGVAHILEHSVLCGSRQFPVKDPFIELAQGSLNTFLNAMTYPDKTVYPVASCNDKDFQNLMNVYLDAVFYPNIYNEEKIFRQEGWHYQLENEADELKINGVVYNEMKGAFSSPDDVLDREVFNSLFPDTPYGVESGGDPACIPDLTYENFLDFHGRYYHPANSYIYLYGNMDMAERLNWLDEQYLSHFDALTIDSEIRLQPHFTEPVEVKKEYPVTDSEPLRGNAYLSYNTVVGDVLDRELYVAFQILDYVLCSAPGAPVKQALTDAGIGKDIYSVYENGIRQPYFSIVSKNADISQKDAFLETIRKTLEGLCRDGIDKKALKAAVNYYEFKYKEADFGSYPKGLMYGLQALDSWLYDEERPFLHVEADAVFLSMKEKAESDYFETLIRDYLLANTHRSVVLVEPVRNLAAKEERKQRERLAALKDSMSAEALAALVRETKALEAYQETPDTKEAVETIPLLRREDMTRKAEGFCNREEKCDDTVILHHDLFTNGIGYVKLLFDVGNVPRELFPYIGIYKAVLGLMSTERYSYGDLFNEINLCTGGIGTTVTTYTNSKNLDEYQIKFEIRAKVLYENLDKAFALMQEMILHTVLDDEKRLHEIISEARSRVQAGFMNAGHTLAALRAMSYFSRAAAISEQFSGLPLYRLLEDIDDHFEMRARDVVDKLKTLTGMIFRPENLLVDYTAEERGNKGLTELVKKLKMALPQGPVEKECYVPQVEKKNEGFLSSAQIQYVCRAGNFIKKGFPYTGALRMLKVIMGYEYLWNQVRVKGGAYGCMCSFGRSGDSYFVSYRDPNLERTIEAYESACEYIRNFDADERTMTKFMIGAVSELDMPLTPSARGARSLTAYLTNTTYEETQKERDELLDARADDIRRLADYVEAFLSDDCLCVVGNEGKIREQSELFLHLEHLSKGETEGA, encoded by the coding sequence ATGGATTTAAGATCGTGCAGTGCATATGAAGTGACAGAGCAGCGGATGATTCCGGAATTGAACAGTGAGGGGTGTCTGCTGAGACATAAAAAGACAGGCGCGAGAGTGGCGCTCCTGTCCAATGACGATGAGAATAAAGTTTTTTATATCGGGTTCCGTACCCCTCCGGCGGACAGTACGGGCGTGGCTCATATTTTGGAACATTCCGTTCTCTGCGGTTCTAGGCAGTTTCCGGTCAAAGACCCGTTTATCGAGCTGGCTCAGGGTTCTCTGAATACCTTTTTAAATGCGATGACGTACCCGGACAAGACAGTCTATCCGGTTGCGAGCTGTAACGACAAAGATTTTCAAAATCTGATGAACGTATATCTGGACGCGGTATTTTATCCGAATATCTATAACGAAGAAAAGATCTTCCGGCAGGAAGGATGGCATTATCAACTTGAAAATGAGGCGGATGAGCTGAAGATCAACGGTGTCGTTTACAATGAAATGAAGGGTGCCTTTTCTTCTCCGGATGATGTGCTGGACCGGGAGGTGTTCAATTCTCTGTTTCCGGATACGCCTTACGGAGTAGAGTCCGGCGGGGATCCGGCCTGCATTCCGGATCTGACGTATGAGAACTTTCTGGATTTTCATGGCAGATATTATCATCCGGCGAACAGTTATATTTATCTGTATGGCAATATGGATATGGCGGAGAGACTGAACTGGCTGGATGAGCAGTATCTGTCTCATTTTGATGCGCTGACGATCGATTCCGAGATCAGACTGCAGCCACATTTCACAGAGCCGGTGGAAGTGAAAAAGGAATATCCGGTGACGGACAGTGAGCCGCTCCGGGGGAACGCATATCTGTCCTATAATACGGTTGTCGGCGATGTCCTGGACCGGGAGCTGTATGTGGCGTTTCAGATTCTCGATTATGTGCTCTGTTCGGCTCCGGGGGCTCCTGTCAAACAGGCGCTGACTGATGCGGGCATCGGCAAGGATATTTACAGTGTATATGAAAACGGCATTCGCCAGCCTTATTTCAGTATTGTTTCTAAAAACGCGGACATCTCTCAGAAAGATGCGTTTCTGGAGACGATCAGAAAGACGTTGGAGGGATTATGCCGTGACGGTATCGATAAGAAGGCGCTGAAAGCGGCGGTCAATTATTATGAATTTAAGTATAAGGAGGCCGATTTCGGATCTTACCCTAAGGGATTGATGTATGGACTGCAGGCGCTTGACAGTTGGCTCTATGATGAGGAGAGACCGTTTCTCCATGTGGAGGCCGACGCTGTCTTTCTCAGTATGAAAGAAAAGGCAGAGAGCGATTATTTTGAAACACTGATCCGTGATTACCTGCTCGCCAATACACACAGATCGGTTGTGCTTGTGGAGCCGGTGCGCAATCTGGCTGCGAAGGAAGAAAGGAAGCAGAGGGAGCGCTTGGCTGCCCTCAAAGACTCCATGAGCGCGGAGGCGCTGGCAGCGCTTGTCAGAGAGACGAAAGCGCTGGAGGCATACCAGGAGACACCGGATACGAAAGAAGCTGTGGAGACGATCCCGCTCCTTCGCCGGGAAGATATGACAAGGAAAGCGGAAGGCTTTTGCAATCGGGAAGAAAAATGTGACGATACTGTCATTTTACATCATGATCTGTTTACGAACGGCATTGGCTATGTGAAGCTCTTGTTTGATGTCGGCAATGTGCCGCGGGAGCTGTTTCCGTATATTGGCATCTATAAGGCTGTTCTCGGCCTGATGAGCACGGAGCGCTACAGTTATGGTGATCTTTTTAACGAGATCAATCTCTGTACGGGCGGCATAGGGACGACGGTTACGACTTATACCAATTCCAAAAATCTCGATGAATACCAGATCAAATTCGAGATTCGGGCAAAGGTATTGTACGAGAATCTGGATAAAGCCTTTGCACTGATGCAGGAGATGATACTGCATACCGTTTTGGATGATGAGAAACGGCTCCATGAGATTATCAGTGAGGCCCGCTCACGGGTGCAGGCGGGCTTTATGAACGCCGGACATACGCTGGCTGCGCTGCGGGCAATGTCGTATTTTTCCAGGGCGGCGGCTATCTCGGAGCAGTTCAGCGGACTGCCGCTGTATCGCCTGCTGGAAGATATTGATGATCATTTTGAGATGCGCGCGCGCGACGTGGTCGATAAGCTCAAAACATTGACCGGAATGATCTTCCGTCCGGAAAACCTGCTTGTGGATTATACGGCAGAAGAGCGCGGAAATAAAGGATTGACCGAATTGGTCAAAAAATTAAAGATGGCACTCCCGCAGGGACCGGTGGAAAAAGAGTGCTATGTGCCGCAGGTGGAGAAGAAAAACGAAGGATTTCTATCATCCGCACAGATCCAGTACGTGTGCCGGGCAGGTAATTTTATCAAAAAGGGATTTCCGTATACGGGCGCGCTGCGGATGTTGAAAGTGATTATGGGATATGAATATCTCTGGAATCAGGTACGTGTAAAAGGTGGCGCCTATGGCTGTATGTGCAGCTTTGGCAGATCGGGAGACAGTTATTTTGTCTCATACCGTGATCCCAATCTGGAGCGGACGATCGAGGCATATGAGAGCGCCTGTGAGTATATCAGAAATTTTGATGCCGATGAACGGACGATGACGAAGTTTATGATCGGTGCGGTCAGTGAGCTTGACATGCCGCTGACGCCATCAGCCAGGGGGGCCCGTTCGCTGACGGCCTACCTGACAAATACTACCTATGAGGAGACACAGAAGGAGCGGGATGAACTGCTTGATGCGCGGGCAGACGACATTCGCAGGCTGGCAGATTATGTGGAAGCATTTTTATCAGACGATTGTCTTTGCGTCGTCGGCAATGAAGGGAAGATCAGAGAGCAGAGCGAACTGTTCCTGCATCTGGAGCATTTGTCAAAAGGGGAAACAGAAGGAGCGTGA
- a CDS encoding DMT family transporter, with protein sequence MKEKHKRNGIFLALAGGCLWGLSGTCGQFLFVEKNACSDWLVPIRLVIAGTLLTVFYLFAHPSYSRQIWTNKKSAVTLVCYGIFGLMLCQYSYFKSIEFSNAGTATVLQYLSPVLIMVTMCIIEKRLPGLIDIIAILLALSGIFLLATHGQPGQLVVSGQALSWGLFSAFTVVLYNLIPRGLMKSFPTPFLLGWAMLIGGLLLCIVRRPWQYHPNIDAGTIVCFAVIILLGTIASFSFYMQGVKLIGPEKASLYACVEPVAATLFSFLWLHVSFTPIDLLGFACILSTLFLITLFGRH encoded by the coding sequence ATGAAAGAAAAGCACAAAAGAAACGGTATTTTTCTGGCCCTGGCAGGCGGATGCCTGTGGGGGCTTTCCGGCACCTGCGGGCAATTCCTGTTCGTAGAAAAAAACGCCTGCTCTGACTGGCTCGTACCGATCCGTCTCGTCATCGCCGGCACTTTGCTGACAGTCTTTTATCTTTTCGCGCATCCGTCTTATAGCAGACAGATATGGACCAACAAAAAAAGCGCCGTCACTCTTGTGTGCTACGGCATTTTCGGCTTGATGCTCTGTCAGTATTCTTATTTCAAATCCATAGAATTTTCCAATGCGGGAACGGCAACCGTACTGCAATACCTCTCGCCCGTACTGATCATGGTCACTATGTGCATCATCGAAAAGCGGCTCCCCGGTCTGATCGACATCATAGCCATCCTTCTCGCCCTGTCAGGCATCTTCCTGTTGGCGACCCACGGACAGCCGGGCCAGCTCGTTGTCTCCGGGCAAGCCTTATCCTGGGGATTGTTCTCCGCTTTCACCGTCGTCCTCTACAATCTGATTCCGCGGGGACTGATGAAGAGCTTTCCCACTCCGTTTCTGCTTGGTTGGGCCATGCTGATCGGCGGCCTGCTGCTCTGTATCGTCCGCAGACCATGGCAGTATCATCCCAACATCGACGCAGGCACCATAGTTTGTTTCGCCGTGATCATCTTATTGGGTACGATCGCATCCTTTTCCTTCTATATGCAGGGTGTTAAACTGATCGGACCGGAAAAAGCCAGTCTCTACGCCTGTGTGGAGCCGGTCGCCGCCACCCTGTTTTCCTTTCTGTGGCTGCATGTATCTTTCACCCCGATCGATTTGCTCGGCTTTGCCTGCATCCTCTCCACCCTGTTTCTGATCACGCTATTTGGCAGGCATTAG
- a CDS encoding sigma-70 domain-containing protein, protein MDRKVVFGQTLEAVRKKAREQGNVISQEDVREAFSSLALEEAQLVLIYDYLKKHGIGVGEPSDPDDYLDNKDKKYLAFYLQELALSDTVSEGEREAVTLSAMAGETKAKKKLITLYLPSVVDIAKLYTGQGVFLEDLIGEGNVALACAVEMLGALEQASEVQGMLARAVMDAMEAHIAENMQSGNIGKQAAERVNKVRDAAKELSDALLRKVTVGELAAESGFSAEEIQEALRLSARKIEEIEDERGNGKQRF, encoded by the coding sequence ATGGACAGAAAAGTTGTTTTTGGGCAGACACTGGAAGCGGTGAGAAAGAAGGCCAGGGAGCAGGGCAATGTGATCTCGCAGGAGGATGTGAGAGAGGCGTTTTCCTCGCTTGCACTGGAGGAAGCGCAGCTTGTTCTCATCTATGATTATCTGAAAAAACACGGGATCGGTGTGGGAGAACCATCCGATCCGGATGATTATCTGGATAACAAAGATAAAAAATATCTGGCGTTCTATTTACAGGAGCTTGCCCTGTCAGACACAGTCAGCGAGGGAGAAAGAGAGGCTGTGACACTGTCTGCGATGGCAGGGGAGACGAAGGCAAAAAAGAAGCTGATCACTCTCTATCTTCCTTCGGTCGTGGATATTGCCAAACTGTATACGGGCCAGGGCGTCTTTCTGGAAGACTTGATCGGCGAGGGGAATGTGGCTCTTGCCTGCGCTGTGGAGATGCTCGGCGCACTTGAACAGGCATCGGAGGTGCAGGGAATGCTAGCGAGGGCAGTGATGGATGCCATGGAGGCTCATATTGCGGAGAATATGCAGTCAGGAAATATCGGGAAACAAGCTGCGGAGCGGGTCAATAAGGTGAGGGATGCGGCGAAGGAGCTATCCGATGCACTTCTGAGAAAGGTGACGGTCGGGGAACTGGCGGCGGAATCAGGGTTTTCGGCTGAAGAGATTCAGGAGGCGCTGCGACTGTCGGCCAGAAAGATCGAAGAGATAGAAGATGAACGTGGAAACGGAAAACAGAGATTTTAA